A single window of Nicotiana sylvestris chromosome 3, ASM39365v2, whole genome shotgun sequence DNA harbors:
- the LOC104224862 gene encoding protein RESPONSE TO LOW SULFUR 3-like — MFSTIAVPSNQTKPHHRDISAVPESEVLRRRNEELENELKKSIEREEKMKQELHKTWERLRVAEEAEERLCSQLGELEAEAVDQARTYRTRVVQLMDQLSLAQKLVESASATAPDSQ, encoded by the coding sequence ATGTTTTCGACAATTGCTGTGCCTTCCAACCAAACAAAGCCTCATCACCGTGACATCTCCGCCGTGCCGGAGAGCGAGGTGCTCAGAAGAAGAAATGAGGAGTTGGAGAATGAATTAAAAAAGAGCATTGAGAGAGAAGAGAAAATGAAGCAGGAATTGCACAAAACATGGGAAAGGCTGAGGGTGGCGGAGGAGGCTGAGGAGCGACTTTGCTCCCAGCTCGGTGAACTTGAGGCCGAGGCTGTAGATCAGGCTCGGACTTACAGGACACGTGTCGTCCAGTTGATGGATCAACTCTCTCTGGCACAAAAACTTGTCGAATCAGCTTCCGCTACCGCTCCCGATTCCCAATGA